The following coding sequences lie in one Williamwhitmania sp. genomic window:
- the hydE gene encoding [FeFe] hydrogenase H-cluster radical SAM maturase HydE — protein sequence AIQSGELKSPAFRRRITNLLKQIKALSNGELGITISLGEQDEETYQEWFDAGAHRYLLRIEVSNPELYHRYHPLDHSYDERLQCLKVLHKIGYQVGTGVMVGLPFQTVSDLADDLLFMKAMDVHMVGMGPYVEHKDTPLYEFKSQLLPQEERFTLTLKMIAILRLMMPDINMVAATAMQAIDPLGREKALKVGANILMPNITPGQHRDDYKLYENKPCTDDAAEDCKNCLEARVHIAGQEVGYGEWGDSKHFHPKKKD from the coding sequence GCCATCCAGTCGGGAGAGCTTAAAAGCCCAGCGTTTCGGCGACGAATTACCAACCTACTCAAGCAAATAAAAGCGCTATCCAACGGTGAGCTGGGCATAACCATTTCGCTAGGCGAGCAGGATGAGGAGACCTACCAGGAGTGGTTCGATGCTGGGGCGCACCGTTACCTGCTTCGGATTGAGGTTTCCAACCCCGAACTCTACCACCGTTACCATCCGCTGGATCACTCCTACGATGAGCGGCTACAATGCCTCAAAGTGCTGCACAAGATTGGCTACCAGGTTGGAACTGGTGTTATGGTGGGCCTACCCTTTCAAACTGTTTCGGACCTTGCCGACGATCTGCTCTTTATGAAGGCAATGGATGTACACATGGTGGGCATGGGTCCTTATGTGGAGCACAAGGATACTCCGCTATATGAGTTTAAATCGCAGCTGCTACCACAGGAGGAACGCTTTACCCTCACACTAAAAATGATTGCCATTCTGAGGCTTATGATGCCCGACATTAACATGGTGGCAGCAACCGCCATGCAGGCCATCGATCCGTTGGGCCGGGAGAAGGCGCTAAAGGTTGGGGCAAACATCCTGATGCCTAACATTACACCCGGTCAGCACCGCGACGACTATAAACTCTACGAAAACAAACCCTGCACCGACGATGCAGCCGAGGATTGTAAGAATTGCCTCGAGGCACGGGTACACATTGCTGGTCAAGAGGTTGGCTACGGTGAATGGGGCGACTCAAAACACTTCCATCCAAAAAAAAAGGATTAA